The stretch of DNA AATCCTTCAGCAAAAGCTAATTCGAGAAGTTTTAACCATTCTTCTTTTACTTCCAAACCGTTACGCATCTCTTTGGGAGTAAAAACCAATCCTTGTAACGACCAATCTATTTTGGTAAGTAGTTCTTGAAGAGTAGCACTTTTATCTACTACAGTAAAACCTCCTTCGTGTTCGTAAATATTGGGTTTTAGCCTGACTAAAGTTTTAGGATCGGCACTTTGTACGACAATATTGAGAGTGGGATATTTTGTTAACAAGGTTTTGAGTAATTCAATTCCTTTAGTAGGTTCGGCATTATCCCCATGTTTGAGCGGAAGCGATAGATCTACAATCGCGAGATCGGGCTGAAAACTGTTGAGTTTTTCTAAAGCATTTTCTACTGTTTGTGCTTGCCAAATTTCTGCTTCTGGATACTGCTGTTGAATGATACCAATAGTTCCTGTTAAAACTGATTGATGATCGTCTACTATTAAAACTTTCATGACATTTTGTTTGACGGCAGCTTTACTCATAATTATTTATCTCCAATACTTGATTGCCAATGAAAATACCAGGTAACCGATAGCTCTTGACGTTTATTGAAGCACTTTCCTAAAGTCAAGATTTGAAATGATTCTTGTAGATAGTTTAATTCTTGAGCA from Stanieria cyanosphaera PCC 7437 encodes:
- a CDS encoding response regulator transcription factor, whose protein sequence is MSKAAVKQNVMKVLIVDDHQSVLTGTIGIIQQQYPEAEIWQAQTVENALEKLNSFQPDLAIVDLSLPLKHGDNAEPTKGIELLKTLLTKYPTLNIVVQSADPKTLVRLKPNIYEHEGGFTVVDKSATLQELLTKIDWSLQGLVFTPKEMRNGLEVKEEWLKLLELAFAEGLKDKEIANRMRVAERTVRHYWTKIQDALEVYPEEEKNIRILTGIKAKEEGLID